A single genomic interval of Trichosurus vulpecula isolate mTriVul1 chromosome 6, mTriVul1.pri, whole genome shotgun sequence harbors:
- the LOC118855236 gene encoding mas-related G-protein coupled receptor member X1-like: MAVSPTPGQQEYVHDHATQRSVNDSSVSMQHGHFWRVHWIWTLPLLTALVGLVGNSIVLWLLSFRIRRNLFSIYILNLAGADALFLCSSFLVSICEFVRYLCHSFMYRLLQYITYTFYTVSLSFLAAISTERCLSVLFPIWHRCHRPKRTSVAVCAVLWALGGLLEVAYIVICYDDYPGHMKRMCRDYLITEFVWFLLLTCVLCMSSLTLLLRVQCSSQRRQPPRLYLLILLAVLVFLLCGLPMEIGEFLSYFNTVFMPQWLGRLLACLNSSANPFIYFFLGKQMHKKKEPLKVILQRALGDERNFGSGARDTLYTNSLETSF, translated from the coding sequence ATGGCTGTGTCTCCCACACCTGGGCAGCAGGAATATGTTCATGACCACGCAACACAGAGAAGTGTAAACGACAGTTCAGTTTCTATGCAACATGGACATTTTTGGAGGGTTCACTGGATTTGGACCCTCCCTCTACTCACTGCCCTGGTTGGGCTGGTGGGGAACAGCATCGTCCTGTGGCTCCTGAGCTTCCGCATCCGGAGGAATCTCTTCTCTATCTACATCCTCAACCTGGCCGGGGCCGACGCACTCTTCCTCTGTTCCTCCTTTCTCGTCTCCATATGTGAATTTGTTAGATATTTGTGTCATTCTTTCATGTACAGGTTATTGCAATACATCACATACACATTCTACAcggtgagcctcagtttcctggctgCGATCAGCACCGAGCGCTGTCTATCTGTGCTCTTCCCCATCTGGCACCGATGTCACCGCCCCAAGCGCACGTCTGTGGCTGTCTGCGCTGTCCTCTGGGCTCTAGGCGGCCTGCTTGAAGTAGCATATATCGTCATTTGTTATGATGATTATCCTGGCCACATGAAACGCATGTGTCGTGACTACTTAATCACAGAGTTTGTATGGTTCCTCCTCCTCACCTGCGTGCTGTGCATGTCCAGCCTGACCCTTCTGCTGAGAGTCCAGTGCAGCTCTCAGCGCCGGCAGCCCCCCAGGCTCTACCTCCTCATCCTACTAGCTGTCCTCGTGTTCCTGCTCTGTGGCCTACCCATGGAGATTGGGGAATTCTTAAGCTACTTCAATACAGTTTTTATGCCTCAATGGCTCGGTCGGCTCCTGGCCTGTCTCAACAGCAGTGCAAACCCCTTCATTTACTTCTTCCTGGGCAAACAAATGCATAAAAAGAAAGAGCCCCTCAAGGTGATCCTCCAGAGGGCCCTGGGGGATGAGCGGAATTTTGGAAGTGGGGCAAGGGACACCCTCTACACCAACAGCCTGGAGACATCATTCTGA